One segment of Leptospira fainei serovar Hurstbridge str. BUT 6 DNA contains the following:
- a CDS encoding helix-turn-helix domain-containing protein, producing the protein MLNFGTGVAIIYFGAGLSFLLAVQRILSRQKGREDRLATVLFVALGIILFSSGNVVREVDQTYPHSIFLLLTSFSTIGPLTLLYTRSLLYPNQALDRDVRLHFIVPGIFLILEIAFFARPISVIIDDLKEFRTARFRHYLAFSFMMTTLLTTGYFLVRYRMLLTVFSVKEIRPQIRFILTLATVTVCAMYSLIFGFMAGWNDLFEIGGMLVTFTVILLFLAPARYPNFFAPLTREVRRKKYEKSLLVGLDLALLELRMDELMREGKLYRDPDLTLHSLADDLEIKPYQLTEFLNEHLQVGFYSYINRFRIDEAVALLSENPEKDILSICYFVGFNSKSSFNDAFRKITGKTPSQLRRTRSEKNTESAKPRIAKSVSL; encoded by the coding sequence ATGTTAAATTTTGGAACGGGAGTCGCGATCATCTATTTCGGAGCCGGACTTTCATTCCTGCTAGCGGTCCAACGTATTCTATCGAGACAAAAAGGGCGAGAGGATAGGTTAGCTACGGTATTATTCGTCGCCTTAGGTATCATTTTATTTTCCTCAGGCAATGTCGTGAGAGAAGTGGATCAAACTTATCCGCATTCCATCTTTCTACTACTGACTTCTTTTTCCACGATAGGGCCCCTGACTCTTTTATACACGCGTTCACTTCTTTACCCGAATCAAGCGCTCGATCGCGACGTCCGATTGCATTTCATCGTCCCGGGTATTTTTCTGATTTTGGAAATCGCATTTTTTGCTAGACCGATTTCGGTAATAATCGACGATTTAAAGGAATTTAGAACCGCTCGTTTTCGACACTATTTGGCTTTTTCGTTCATGATGACTACCTTGTTAACGACAGGATACTTTCTGGTCCGTTATCGAATGCTATTAACCGTATTTTCCGTAAAGGAAATCCGCCCGCAAATCCGCTTCATTTTGACTTTAGCTACGGTCACGGTTTGCGCGATGTATTCTCTGATTTTCGGGTTTATGGCAGGTTGGAACGATCTGTTCGAAATCGGGGGAATGCTCGTAACATTCACCGTTATTTTGCTTTTTCTCGCTCCTGCGAGATATCCCAATTTTTTTGCACCTTTAACGCGGGAAGTTCGCCGAAAGAAATACGAAAAATCCTTATTAGTCGGACTGGATTTGGCCTTGCTTGAACTGAGAATGGATGAGTTGATGCGAGAAGGGAAATTGTACCGAGACCCGGATCTAACTCTCCATAGTCTTGCCGACGATCTAGAAATCAAACCGTACCAGCTTACGGAATTCCTGAACGAACATTTACAGGTAGGTTTCTATAGTTATATTAACCGGTTTCGAATCGACGAAGCCGTGGCATTGCTTTCGGAGAATCCCGAAAAAGACATTCTCTCCATTTGCTATTTTGTCGGATTCAATTCGAAATCTTCGTTTAACGACGCGTTTCGAAAGATTACGGGCAAAACACCTAGTCAACTTCGTCGAACGCGATCCGAAAAAAATACGGAGTCTGCCAAACCGAGGATTGCGAAATCGGTTAGCCTTTAG
- the lvrA gene encoding hybrid histidine kinase/response regulator LvrA, with protein sequence MHSNPNFKLLFESIPGLFLVLDPKLSIVAVSDAYLAATKTERETILGRGIFEVFPDNPSDPTATGVSNLRDSLVRVLEDKAQNSMAVQKYDIQLPESEGGGFEEKYWSPVNSPVLDSSGNLIYIIHRVEDVTEFVKLKDLGNQQNRLAEELLTRTASMESEIYLRAQEVQKANKQLLHFNEELSQREKELQQLYKRLNEMNQLKSQFFANVSHELRTPLTLILAPIRKLLSKNEIPDKYRSDLEVVERNAQTLLKHVNDLLDVSKVEAGKMNVEYSEIDLSKLLQRIASHFDSVAKERSISYFVEGPSILSAQVDPAKVERILLNLLANAFKFVPDGGKVGCLLNEKEDFANIIVSDNGPGVPDSLRDAIFERFRQVNDGDTRSFGGTGLGLSIVKDFVDLHRGRISVSENSGGGALFDVRIPLKAPVSVGVSTGKYSAISDATVSGTLQEFRRLSEIEGTGVGNRNLPHVLVVEDNSEMREYIYETLNAEFNVSLAVNGKDGLEKAIRLVPDLIVTDVMMPIMSGEQMVRELRIVPDLMRTPILLVSAKTDDALRIRLLQDGGQDYLLKPFAPEELLARARNFVKLKKSLDDLENLNKELEAFSFSISHDLRAPIRGIEGVARFVLEDYSSVLDAEGLRMVNVIISTAAHMANLVEDLLSFYKVTKLEAKFRNIDMSDLVKEVSSTVKAVYPNKEFNLEIEELPTAFGDLSMIRQVWVNLIANAFKYTSKKEEPEIRIGCQRGSEENTYFVKDNGAGFNDKYANRLFKVFQRLHSNQDFEGTGVGLAIVERIIRRHGGKVRAEGAVNQGATFYFTLPKIA encoded by the coding sequence TTGCACTCGAATCCTAATTTTAAGCTGCTCTTTGAATCGATCCCCGGTTTGTTTTTGGTATTGGACCCGAAACTCTCGATAGTAGCGGTAAGTGATGCATATCTTGCCGCCACTAAGACGGAGCGAGAGACGATATTAGGTCGCGGAATATTCGAAGTCTTCCCTGACAATCCGTCCGATCCTACGGCGACGGGAGTGAGTAATCTACGCGATTCATTGGTAAGAGTTCTTGAAGATAAGGCCCAAAATTCGATGGCGGTCCAAAAATACGATATTCAACTTCCCGAATCGGAAGGTGGAGGTTTCGAAGAGAAATATTGGAGTCCCGTTAATTCGCCGGTTTTGGATTCTTCCGGAAACCTGATTTATATTATTCATCGAGTGGAAGACGTGACCGAGTTCGTTAAACTCAAGGATTTAGGAAACCAACAGAATCGATTAGCCGAGGAACTATTAACGCGAACGGCGTCGATGGAATCGGAAATTTATCTACGGGCACAAGAAGTTCAAAAGGCAAACAAACAATTGCTGCACTTTAACGAGGAGTTATCTCAAAGAGAAAAGGAACTCCAGCAATTATATAAACGATTGAACGAAATGAATCAGCTGAAATCCCAGTTTTTTGCCAACGTAAGTCATGAATTGCGGACTCCACTGACATTGATACTTGCACCTATTCGAAAGTTATTATCGAAGAACGAAATCCCGGATAAATACCGGTCCGACTTGGAAGTGGTCGAAAGAAATGCGCAAACTTTATTAAAACACGTCAATGACTTACTCGACGTGTCGAAAGTAGAGGCCGGCAAAATGAACGTCGAATATTCGGAAATCGACTTGTCCAAGCTGCTGCAAAGAATCGCTTCTCATTTCGATTCCGTCGCGAAAGAAAGATCCATTTCCTATTTCGTAGAAGGACCAAGTATTCTATCCGCGCAAGTCGATCCGGCAAAAGTCGAAAGAATCCTACTGAACCTTCTCGCAAATGCCTTCAAATTCGTACCGGATGGAGGAAAGGTCGGCTGTTTATTAAACGAAAAAGAAGACTTTGCTAATATTATAGTTTCGGATAACGGACCGGGAGTCCCGGACTCTCTTCGTGATGCGATATTCGAGAGATTCCGCCAAGTGAACGACGGGGATACTCGGTCCTTCGGAGGAACGGGCCTCGGTCTTTCAATTGTAAAGGATTTCGTCGATTTGCACCGAGGAAGAATCTCGGTATCTGAAAATTCCGGTGGAGGAGCCCTTTTTGACGTTAGGATACCATTGAAAGCTCCCGTATCGGTTGGAGTTTCTACGGGTAAGTATAGCGCAATTTCGGACGCAACGGTGTCAGGCACTCTGCAGGAATTCAGACGTCTTTCGGAAATAGAAGGAACAGGAGTCGGAAATCGCAATCTTCCGCATGTTCTGGTCGTTGAGGACAATTCCGAAATGCGAGAATACATCTACGAAACTTTGAACGCGGAATTCAACGTGAGCTTGGCTGTGAACGGAAAAGACGGGCTGGAAAAAGCTATCCGGCTGGTACCGGATCTCATCGTTACGGACGTAATGATGCCGATTATGAGCGGAGAGCAGATGGTTCGCGAGTTGCGAATCGTACCGGATTTGATGAGAACTCCGATTCTTCTCGTAAGTGCTAAGACGGATGATGCTCTCCGTATTCGCCTATTACAGGATGGAGGTCAGGACTATTTGCTAAAACCCTTTGCTCCCGAAGAATTGCTAGCCAGAGCTAGAAATTTTGTTAAGCTGAAGAAATCGCTCGATGATTTAGAAAATCTGAATAAAGAACTAGAGGCATTCAGTTTTTCAATTTCACACGATTTGCGGGCTCCGATTCGCGGCATCGAAGGTGTCGCGCGGTTCGTTTTAGAAGATTATTCAAGCGTGTTGGATGCCGAAGGTTTACGAATGGTGAATGTGATAATATCCACCGCCGCGCATATGGCCAATCTTGTCGAAGATTTGCTCTCCTTCTATAAAGTTACGAAATTAGAAGCTAAATTTCGAAATATTGATATGTCGGATTTGGTAAAGGAAGTTTCATCAACCGTAAAAGCCGTTTATCCGAATAAGGAATTTAATTTGGAGATCGAAGAATTGCCGACTGCCTTCGGAGATTTATCCATGATTCGACAAGTCTGGGTAAATCTTATCGCAAACGCCTTTAAATATACTTCTAAAAAGGAGGAGCCGGAAATTCGAATCGGCTGCCAACGAGGATCCGAGGAGAATACCTATTTTGTAAAAGATAATGGCGCCGGATTCAATGATAAATACGCTAATCGGCTATTCAAAGTGTTCCAACGTTTGCATTCGAATCAGGATTTCGAAGGCACAGGAGTAGGCCTAGCTATAGTGGAACGCATTATTCGACGTCACGGCGGGAAGGTTCGTGCCGAAGGCGCCGTAAATCAAGGCGCGACGTTTTACTTTACTCTCCCAAAGATCGCTTAG
- a CDS encoding peptidoglycan recognition protein family protein yields MLNRRYAFILAILFYQCASEQSIDPQPAGPSVSESVVPIKTFLPSAERFGDLVLNRWNIRTKGILLHHTRGLGPEEYIRKSITGGWLVHYLVDRNGKIYGVEEAGKIQVKAAPKMDENVIHIAWEGNREDVLKRSSQKKALFNLIRKLAKEYKISFTNYDIDSRNGIFTHTQAKKRFGRFLDGGDCGNENVVKALLEESGGKYYSEPEWKDRFGPDWVLRKERPFSGPTGEPQEPTYDKGRGVTPAPKAELESIEKTKDGLLPEERRLRYNYRGAITADCVVLHFTAIPDYNLTLKVLEKRNLSATFLADKDGKVYQLLDHHLHMAAAATGTNRNCFQVEIVGKDTEMLLANPLQSEAVAKLVKELSQKYNFPLDNKAIELLKGVYSHTQAKKKWGGSIFLDAQDFDPGEPYMKKILDLVGGKFYSEKDWQDRNSDNWILLFTEFQP; encoded by the coding sequence ATGTTGAATCGTAGATACGCTTTCATACTGGCGATTTTATTCTATCAATGCGCATCGGAACAATCCATAGACCCTCAACCGGCAGGACCGTCCGTTTCGGAATCGGTAGTTCCGATAAAAACGTTTCTTCCTTCTGCCGAACGTTTCGGAGATCTAGTATTGAATCGGTGGAATATCCGGACAAAGGGAATATTACTTCACCATACGAGAGGACTTGGCCCGGAAGAATATATTCGCAAGAGTATAACGGGAGGTTGGCTTGTTCATTATCTAGTGGATAGAAACGGGAAAATCTACGGTGTAGAAGAAGCGGGAAAAATCCAGGTAAAGGCCGCGCCAAAAATGGACGAGAATGTAATTCATATCGCGTGGGAAGGCAACCGCGAAGATGTGCTTAAACGTTCCTCGCAAAAAAAAGCGTTATTCAACTTAATCAGAAAACTCGCGAAAGAATATAAGATCTCATTCACAAATTATGATATAGATTCTAGAAACGGGATTTTTACTCATACGCAAGCCAAAAAAAGATTCGGTCGATTTCTGGACGGAGGTGATTGCGGAAACGAAAACGTAGTAAAGGCGCTTCTGGAAGAATCGGGAGGAAAATATTACTCGGAGCCCGAGTGGAAAGACCGATTCGGTCCCGATTGGGTTTTGAGGAAAGAGCGTCCTTTTTCAGGGCCTACCGGAGAGCCTCAGGAACCGACATATGATAAAGGGCGAGGAGTAACGCCTGCCCCGAAAGCGGAATTAGAATCCATTGAAAAAACAAAGGATGGTCTCCTCCCGGAAGAACGTCGACTACGATATAATTATCGAGGTGCAATCACCGCGGACTGCGTAGTTTTGCATTTTACTGCGATTCCTGATTATAATCTCACGTTAAAAGTATTAGAAAAACGAAATCTATCGGCGACTTTCTTAGCGGACAAGGACGGGAAAGTGTATCAGCTTCTGGACCACCATTTGCATATGGCCGCCGCCGCGACCGGAACGAATAGAAATTGCTTTCAAGTCGAGATCGTCGGCAAAGATACTGAAATGCTCTTAGCAAACCCTCTTCAATCGGAAGCCGTTGCCAAACTCGTTAAAGAACTTTCACAAAAATATAATTTTCCTTTGGACAACAAGGCAATCGAACTGCTGAAAGGAGTATATTCTCATACACAGGCAAAAAAGAAATGGGGAGGCTCGATTTTCCTAGACGCGCAAGATTTTGATCCGGGCGAGCCCTATATGAAAAAGATTCTAGACCTGGTTGGCGGTAAATTCTATTCGGAAAAAGATTGGCAGGATAGAAACAGCGACAATTGGATCCTGCTTTTTACGGAATTTCAGCCCTAA
- a CDS encoding DegT/DnrJ/EryC1/StrS aminotransferase family protein, translated as MGVPFIDIKRFETGLLDSWEEKVKTLSKNASFIGGDEVSTLEKNLAAVTGTKFSVACANGTDALQLALRALGVGKGDTVLIPDSTFWATFEAVVNVGANPATVDTNSVDLQMDFEEFEKALEEVKPKAAIIVHLYGWGSSHLEDFRTLCKSKGIPLLEDGAQCFGVKYKGEPIYKDALISTTSFYPAKVLGGAGDGGAVFTNNEELAAKVRMLANHGRTSHYGYGDVGWNSRMDTLQAGFLNLNLPFLDARIASRRKAVEKYYEVLPALGVNVIHPPKDFFENGYCNVTLFDPSERPKIQEVLKAKGIGFGNIYPGAMSDQEGAKPYIKGRFGKEHRTGRICSSVLNFPLFPYMTDAELEEVFSVIREYKK; from the coding sequence ATGGGCGTACCATTTATCGACATAAAGCGTTTTGAGACGGGTCTTCTGGACTCTTGGGAAGAAAAAGTCAAGACTCTCAGTAAGAACGCTTCTTTTATCGGCGGGGATGAAGTCTCGACCTTGGAAAAAAATTTAGCCGCAGTAACCGGGACAAAATTTTCCGTCGCATGCGCGAATGGAACTGACGCTTTGCAGTTGGCTTTGCGCGCGCTTGGAGTCGGAAAGGGAGATACTGTCCTCATTCCTGATTCTACGTTTTGGGCAACGTTCGAAGCAGTCGTCAATGTGGGTGCGAATCCTGCGACCGTTGATACGAATTCGGTCGACCTTCAAATGGATTTTGAAGAATTCGAAAAAGCTTTGGAAGAAGTAAAACCGAAGGCTGCCATTATCGTTCATCTTTACGGTTGGGGGAGCTCTCATCTGGAGGATTTCCGGACGCTTTGCAAGTCTAAAGGAATTCCCCTATTGGAAGACGGAGCCCAATGCTTCGGCGTTAAATACAAAGGAGAACCGATATACAAAGATGCCCTAATTAGTACGACATCTTTTTATCCCGCAAAAGTCTTGGGCGGCGCGGGCGACGGTGGAGCCGTCTTCACGAATAACGAAGAACTCGCCGCGAAAGTGCGTATGTTGGCAAATCACGGAAGGACATCCCACTACGGTTATGGTGACGTGGGCTGGAATTCGCGTATGGATACTTTGCAGGCTGGTTTTCTGAACTTGAACTTACCTTTCTTGGACGCCCGAATCGCATCTAGAAGAAAGGCTGTGGAAAAATATTACGAGGTTTTACCAGCATTGGGCGTAAACGTCATACATCCTCCGAAAGACTTTTTTGAAAACGGTTATTGTAATGTGACTTTGTTCGATCCGTCGGAACGACCGAAAATTCAAGAGGTCCTAAAAGCAAAAGGAATCGGCTTCGGAAATATTTATCCGGGCGCAATGAGCGACCAGGAAGGCGCTAAGCCGTACATCAAAGGTAGATTCGGAAAAGAACATAGAACGGGGCGAATCTGCTCTTCCGTTCTGAATTTCCCTCTATTCCCGTATATGACGGATGCGGAACTCGAGGAAGTTTTTTCTGTGATACGGGAATATAAAAAATAG
- a CDS encoding NHL repeat-containing protein yields the protein MNQFKLPVLILTSLTIILSCKPKHDSKNNLLIALLAASGTQSNCTANPTLTLGESATVVLGQSSFTMSASGTTQSQFKQPSGIAVDSKGGLWVADATNNRVLHFPNGVATGGNADIVIGQSNFTASGAGTTQSTLTTPQGLAVDSNGGLWVADSGNHRVLHFPSGVATGGNADLVIGQANYTSGTSSTTQNRLSSPHAVAVESTGGIWISDGGNNRALHFPSGIVSGGNADLVLGQSNYTTGTGGVTAQNALNDPRGLAVDSNGGIWIVEYANNRVLHFSSGVASGGNADRVLGQTNYTSSAGQFTRTQISLYQPEGIAIDSGGGVWVGDTGNLRVLHYASGVANGGAADKVLGQSDYTNIGKTGPTADSVGVVAALALSSCGQLWVGDTTNIRVLYFP from the coding sequence ATGAACCAATTCAAATTGCCTGTATTAATTTTAACCTCTCTAACAATCATACTCTCTTGCAAACCCAAGCACGATAGCAAAAATAATCTACTAATTGCACTCTTGGCAGCTTCGGGCACACAATCAAATTGTACAGCGAATCCTACACTAACGCTTGGCGAATCGGCAACCGTAGTCTTGGGACAGTCAAGCTTTACGATGTCCGCTTCAGGAACCACCCAAAGTCAATTTAAGCAACCGTCGGGAATTGCGGTAGATTCGAAAGGCGGGTTGTGGGTTGCTGATGCCACTAATAATCGTGTGCTGCACTTCCCAAATGGTGTAGCAACAGGAGGCAATGCGGATATCGTTATAGGCCAGTCTAATTTTACCGCAAGCGGGGCGGGAACAACTCAAAGCACATTGACGACCCCGCAAGGGTTGGCAGTCGATTCCAACGGTGGACTTTGGGTGGCGGATTCCGGGAATCATAGAGTGCTTCATTTCCCAAGCGGGGTAGCTACAGGCGGGAATGCGGATTTGGTCATCGGTCAGGCCAATTATACCAGCGGGACAAGCTCAACTACGCAAAATAGATTGAGTTCTCCCCATGCCGTAGCGGTCGAATCGACGGGAGGAATCTGGATTTCTGACGGTGGAAATAATCGGGCACTTCATTTCCCGAGTGGAATCGTGAGCGGCGGGAATGCGGATCTAGTTTTGGGTCAGTCGAATTACACGACGGGAACCGGCGGTGTAACCGCTCAGAATGCATTGAATGACCCTCGTGGATTGGCAGTCGATTCTAATGGTGGAATTTGGATCGTTGAATATGCGAATAACCGAGTCCTTCATTTTTCGAGCGGAGTCGCAAGCGGAGGAAATGCTGATCGAGTTCTGGGGCAGACAAACTATACTTCCAGCGCTGGACAATTTACTCGTACACAAATTTCCCTTTACCAACCCGAGGGTATCGCGATCGACTCCGGCGGGGGAGTATGGGTAGGGGACACCGGAAATTTAAGAGTGCTTCACTATGCTAGTGGCGTTGCCAACGGCGGGGCGGCCGATAAGGTTTTGGGTCAGTCCGATTATACTAATATTGGTAAAACAGGTCCGACTGCAGATAGCGTTGGCGTCGTTGCGGCTCTTGCGCTGAGTTCTTGCGGCCAACTTTGGGTCGGAGATACCACAAATATTCGAGTCCTATACTTTCCTTAG
- a CDS encoding Dps family protein, whose amino-acid sequence MKPNIGIPDKDRDAINKGLQSLLADTYFLYLKTHNYHWNVTGPLFNTLHLMFMTQYTELWNALDLVAERIRSLGYPAPGTYKAFSSLTSLKEEDGVPKAEEMLKNLVEGHEAVIRTARAILPAAESGGDEVTTDLLTQRLEIHEKTAWMLRSMLE is encoded by the coding sequence ATGAAACCAAACATTGGAATTCCGGATAAAGATAGAGATGCGATCAATAAAGGCTTACAAAGTCTTTTGGCCGATACCTACTTCTTATATCTCAAAACTCATAATTATCATTGGAACGTTACTGGGCCATTATTCAACACTCTACATCTCATGTTCATGACGCAATATACGGAACTATGGAATGCTCTGGATCTAGTTGCCGAAAGAATCCGATCTCTCGGATATCCGGCTCCGGGAACGTACAAGGCCTTTTCTAGCCTGACTTCTTTGAAAGAAGAGGATGGCGTTCCAAAGGCGGAAGAGATGTTAAAAAATTTGGTAGAAGGGCATGAAGCAGTGATTCGAACTGCAAGAGCAATTCTTCCTGCTGCAGAATCAGGCGGGGATGAAGTGACAACGGACTTATTGACTCAACGACTGGAAATTCATGAAAAAACCGCTTGGATGTTGCGAAGCATGCTTGAGTAG
- a CDS encoding NHL repeat-containing protein, with product MLDELRNCLMNPLYKPANFRSSFLIPLVFLVIFDCNQAKPLNVDMSHGSGFLLSLILGNLSTSGGGGCAIPSLSSGENATVVLGQTDFASSGFGSGAAQLHYPQGITHDSKGGIWVSDTQNQRIIHYPSTVTSGGTPDIVLGGTLGSALNQFNNPQAVAVDAAGGIWVADYLNHRILHFPSGVASGGSADTVIGTSGISGVSTTLLNSPRGVAVEASGGLWVVDTGNNRMLHFSPPLTNGKAADLVLGQTSFTSGGTTSASASTLANPNSVTMDSSGGIWVSDASYHRTLHFSSPFANDMNADTVLGQSTFGSSTPSTSQSGLWTPTGLSTDANGGLWVADYGNRRAIHFSAPFTNGKNGDNVLGEPNYTSNNSGNTVSAALMGGPNALTVSPCGQLWVADYSDHRVLYYP from the coding sequence ATGTTAGACGAACTGCGAAATTGCTTAATGAATCCTCTATATAAGCCGGCAAATTTTCGGTCTTCTTTCTTAATTCCGCTAGTGTTTCTTGTAATCTTTGATTGCAATCAGGCAAAACCCTTAAACGTAGACATGAGTCATGGAAGCGGATTTTTACTGTCGCTTATACTTGGAAACCTTTCGACGTCCGGCGGAGGCGGTTGTGCGATTCCTAGCCTTTCTTCGGGGGAAAACGCGACGGTCGTTCTTGGACAGACCGACTTTGCAAGTAGCGGATTCGGTTCAGGCGCTGCCCAATTGCATTATCCGCAAGGAATAACGCATGATTCTAAAGGCGGCATCTGGGTATCGGATACGCAAAATCAAAGGATCATACATTATCCTTCGACAGTTACCTCCGGAGGGACACCTGATATAGTTTTAGGCGGTACTCTTGGAAGCGCTTTAAATCAATTCAATAATCCACAGGCGGTAGCCGTCGATGCTGCAGGCGGTATTTGGGTAGCCGATTATTTAAATCATCGGATCCTACATTTTCCAAGCGGAGTTGCTAGCGGTGGAAGCGCGGATACGGTGATTGGAACAAGCGGAATCTCCGGAGTATCTACTACATTATTGAATAGTCCGAGAGGAGTTGCCGTTGAGGCGTCGGGAGGATTATGGGTCGTTGATACCGGGAATAATCGAATGCTGCATTTTTCCCCACCGTTAACCAACGGAAAGGCAGCGGATTTAGTGCTTGGTCAAACGAGTTTTACATCGGGAGGCACTACTAGCGCGAGCGCGTCCACTTTGGCGAATCCCAATTCAGTAACGATGGACTCAAGCGGAGGGATTTGGGTTTCGGATGCGAGTTATCACCGAACCTTGCATTTTTCGTCTCCGTTTGCAAACGACATGAATGCGGATACCGTTTTAGGACAGTCGACGTTTGGAAGTTCCACTCCGTCAACTTCCCAGAGTGGATTATGGACGCCGACCGGTTTGTCTACGGATGCAAACGGGGGTCTTTGGGTTGCCGATTACGGGAATCGAAGAGCGATTCATTTCTCAGCTCCGTTTACGAACGGAAAGAATGGGGATAACGTATTAGGTGAACCGAATTATACATCCAATAATTCCGGCAATACGGTTTCGGCAGCCTTGATGGGAGGACCGAATGCGCTTACCGTTTCTCCCTGCGGCCAACTTTGGGTGGCCGACTATAGCGATCACCGCGTTCTTTATTATCCGTAG